The Phyllopteryx taeniolatus isolate TA_2022b chromosome 11, UOR_Ptae_1.2, whole genome shotgun sequence genome includes the window CTCATATTTACTCACCAGTACTCCTACTCTGGTAAATGAAAGAAGATTTAAGTGAGGTGTTTGCTTTgggctctttaaaaaaaattctatagtGTCTTTCCCTTATTGGTGTAGTGCATTTGGTCAGGAGTCAATACAAATGCACACTCCAATGTAGACCAAATCAACTGACCAAAAGAGCTCTTGGGTTTGGTCAACGCCCTTTCAGATGGTCTTGGAAAGTCTTGTATAAACCAAGCGATACTTGAGTAGAAGTACTAATATCCtaacagaaaataactttgGAAGTCATTAAAGTCACATTGTGGAGTATTACTTGGGGTATATTCTTCAAGTATATGACATTTGCTGTAGTTAGGGATTCAAAGGAATTTTctgatattaaatgtacttaacTATTGgaagtaaaattatttttaaaatgagtggttggatttttatgtttgtatttattttatttttatttttattcatttagttTCTATCCGGCCTCCGGccttgctgtgtggagtttgcatgttctcccaaagcttgtgtgggttttctgcgcgtactcctcccacattccaaaaacatgcacgttaggttaattgaagactaaattgtccataggtgtgagtagTTAGTCAGTGTTtgtctagatgtgccctgcgattggttgttgaccagtccagggtgtatgccTCCTCTCCTCCGAAGTCAgtcgggataggctccagcatagcTGCGACCCCCATACCCTAAGCAGTACAGGAATTTGATGGATGGAGAGTTTACTTCAGAGGTATACTTAAATATCTGCGTGTTGGCTAATGAGCGAAGTTAGCCTGACCATTATGCAACgctgaaaagagagagagatactGTACTTCTGGTGCACCCATATAAGTATCCCTTCCACATTAGTCCAGGAACCACTATTCTTCTGCTTTGTGCGCCCTGGTTcagaaattaataataataataataactttatttgtatagtACCCTTGAAACACATTCTCAAAGTGCAAATATAATTGAAACCCCACacaaaggtttgtaattgcctaaaGATGCCACATAATGGcggcaaagcatttttttctattgGACAAAGCTATGGCCTgacgaaatgaagctcctccccttagTTCAACATAGGTGCttagcaccaagatgccaccagatggcatcaaagcaatattttgataTGGGACAAGGGGCTGGCCTTAGCACAAAAACAGAGAATAGGTGGTCTTTCCAGCGATTAATCCACGATAGGTTCCCAGAAAAATCAGACGAttggtgaatttgcaaatgctgagtatgcgggggtttactgtactcaTATGATTAGTACTTATTAGCCACTTTTCCCTTTCACCGATCTTTGCGTGTGCTAACTTTTTCTTTAACTTTTCTTTCAGCGTTGGCGCCAGAGATGGGTGTAGCAGTCTACGCCGGTCTGGCAGGGGCGCTGCTGCTGTGCGTGATCCTGGTGCTGTGCGTGGGCGTGCTGGCATACCGCCGCAGATGCAGCCACCTCCATGGAGACATCACAGACTCTTCTTCTGCCCTCACCGCTGCCTTTCACCCTGGCAACTACAAGCCTCCCAGACAAGGTCagttgacacacacaaacagacacacacagtgtttaacttcctgttttgttttttttttttgctccttttGACCCTACTCATAGAAGTGTTTCTTCACATTTCATTCCACTTTCAGcagttttctatttttatcAGGAATGCTTTTTATACCATCAGAACATTATCTCCTCGTACGTAGACAGTTCTCCCTGCTTTACCGCATTACATTTTTTAGAGTTCAAAGCATTTGTCATGGTATCTTTTCTCTTGTTCTGTCCATCAAATATTAATGAATAACATTAATCCATTTCACTTGCATCACTTTTTGCGCTCTCAGCTGAGGCCACTTCATTTTTGCAGATAAAAGAAGAGCCTCTTTCTATCTCGTGTGTGCATGTCCACAGATAACTTCCACCCTCTACATCCATCCGCTCCTCCCGACCTGACAGCCACCGCGGGGCCATTCCGGGGCCCGCTCTTCTCCTTGCAGCAGGGTGTTAACGAAAGCCACCACAAAATCCCCATGACCACTTCCCCCCTGTTGGACCCCTTGCCCAGTCTCAAAATCAAGATGTATAACTCCTCCACCCTTTCGTCGCTGGAGATCCCCGCTGACATGTGCTCAGGAGACAGCGAGATCCTCAGCCTGAAGTCGGTCGGCACCGGAGGGAGGGAGCGACAGTTCCACAGCCGCACACTGTCCAGAGAGCCTGGGCTGAGCACCAGCGCCACCCTGGGCCATCTCGGGGGGCGTCTCACCATCCCCAACACAGGTAGGCAATGCAGGCATTTACATTGTTCAAAACTTGTTACCAATAAAACTCATCACATCAGTAACAGGGTCCTGAAGTTGGGAGATTGGTCCTTGGACCACATAGTCACTGGTTTAACAGTAAGGCAAAATAGCATGTATATATCCAAAAAGCTTCTAAATTTAGCGTTACCCAGCTGTGAAGGATGTCTggttggggctcatttgggcgaattccctAGTAGAATTGACGAGTGCTCGAAGTCGCCCAagatcaatcaattaatcaaactATTgagaagcacttttcatacaaagGAATGCAAGACAAAGCgctttacatttattaaaatatacaaataaaataaacccgCCTGCCGCTTGTCCACAaaggcacacacatacatacaggaTAAAAATAATACGGTAATGGCCTGATAGGCTGAGGCTGAATACAGAGCAACCATTTCAAGAAGCACCATCTCAGGGAGCCGTCTGCACCAAGACCAGACCATAGGGCGTGACCGTAGGCCACCAAGATGGAACCCCCGGTGAAGCTTATAAAGATTATATTCACACgtagctactcacaatttgtactgtgCTTACTAATGGTGGAACGCACTTTTGTCAACGAGTTTTTTTTATCACCGTTATCGTAATGCAAAGTGATGCCATACAGCAGACCTATAACGCACCTGGCATCGTCACGCTCTTTTGTCATGCCGGCAAACgtcttcacactttttttttgtttttgtttttttaatctccacTACTGACCGCTAGCAATGCTGCTTCACTTCCTCACCATTCAGTGGTTGTAaatgagggagagagagagtgaggggGCAAAAGAGAGTCccaatgaccccccccccccaaaaaaaactttctttttttaaaattttttttaaaaaggcaacccgtcttaattaaaatgcagatttccaactgTAAACGAGATGACTTGGCAAGTCATGGAGTTCAAGTCAAAGCcaagtcaagtctcttggctaccaagtccaaagtcaagtcttttttaagtatttggcaagcaagtcgcaagtcattaaactggcaactcgagtcCCCCCATCTCTGATTGAACATatctttaaatacagtatatacctctctgacagtatcATTTTAAACTGTGTATTATATTTGTGAAGACAATTCACATTCATGAGAATGTCCTATTGTGTCCCGTCAGTGATACTTGCATATAAAAATAGTTGAAAAAGGCATTTATGTGAACCAGTCTGTCCCAGATTACACAAAAGACACCTTCTGCTTTAGGTGTGAGTCTGCTGGTCCCGCCTGGCACCATCCCCCAGGGGAAGTTCTATGAGATGTACCTCATTATCAGCAAATGGGACAAAACGACGTAAGTGTCCGTGatttcatctttatttgcaacccACGTGTCACAGTGCTTCTCACTTCAGATGGAACTATTGTGTTATGCCTCATCTGATGCTGGACAACAGAAATGTCAGCTTCAACAAAAGCACACCTGTGCTCTTTGAAGTTGAGTGTGATGTTTTGGCAACTCTTAAAACGAATTGTTGTGTGGCATTTACAGGTTGCCCTCTGAGGGCAGTCAGACTGTGCTTAGCCCCGCAGTGAGCTGTGGTCCGTCTGCTTTGCTGCTCAATCGCCCCGTGGTCCTCACCTTGCCCCATTGTGCCCAGCTAGACACACCAACACCGGACtggacactcacattcaagACACAGACCCACCAAGGAGCATGGGAGGTGAGACTGCTTCATGTGTGAATGAGACAATGCTCTCCTTTGTAACCATGTTGTTGAGACCCACTTCACTCCTCCCCCCAGGAGGTCCTGACAGTGGGAGAGGAAAGTTTGTCCTCTCCGTGCTATCTGCAGTTGGAGGAGGAGTGTTGTCACGTTCTCATGGAGCAGTTGGGCACGTACGGTCTGGTGGGTCAGTCGTGCCCTCCGCAACCCGCCTGCAAGCGCCTTCAATTGGCTTTGTTTGCACCGCGAGCACCCTGCCTCTCCCTGGACTACAGCCTTCGCGTTTACTGCATCCACGACACCCCTCATGCACTCAAGGTGGGAGATGGTCACTTTTTTATGTTAATTttctattttcctttttcttccatATGGTAcctttttcatgattttatgtTGTTTTCTAACCTTATGGTGTCTATCAATCAAACCATATTGTCAAGTAGTGGCCTTGGCTCAAAAAGACGCTCTGCCTCAATAAGTTCTTTCTACACAGCAAGAACCCATTTTGTGACTTACTCTGTCAAAGGTTGCTATAGAGACTCAAATTGAGGCAATGGTGGCACACATGTAATGCTGCCACCCGCACTCCAAACACTTTTTCTGTGAAGCATCCATTCAGACCTGACAAATGACTGCATTTCACTAGTAACTTGAATTTTAACTTTTAGTCTGCCTGTAATTACTGTATCTGCACAGCTTCACTGGCACGCATGACTTTTCACCACCTTACCCTAAGAAATACCAAATATTTAACGAGGCATCTCTGAAATGCCGAATTCATCACATGCTTTGTTACAAAAGAAACCCATTTGAAAATCCACAAAAATCATCCGTAAATTATGcagtagaagaaaaaaaaaccaatcatTCACTGCTGTTCTCTTCTCCTTGTTCTCTTCTTTCTGATGAGCGACTTCCAACCGTTTCTGGTGCGGCGTAATACCGCAATTGCTGTTAAAATGACACGTAACGATGGTCAGATAATAACAGTTTTCATGATGTCAGGTTTTAGAGCCACAGGCAGCACGGGAAATTTCATCTGCTGGTAAAACTTCTCAAAACAATACAGAGACACGACCAAGAAACGGGTGGTGCCAATAGGTAGCTGCAATTGCCTTGTGTAGAGTGTAGATGTATAGAATAATGTATAGGTaggtggatagatggatgggtggatggagatagtatagatagatagatagatagatagatagatagatagatagatagatagatagatagatagatagattgactAGAGAAAATATAGTTGAATTAATTATGCTTTATTTATGAAGTATAGATGTGCCATGTACAGTTTAGAGACATTCCGATTTCCGCTTTCAAAAGCCTGTTTACTTCCCAGCCACAAAATTAGCTATACACAAGAACTACATCAAAGAAATGTGCCTTCAcaaatatattaattttttGACAGCGAAgtaaagtgttttaaaataattaatatgTTTGTGTTATCATAGCTACAAAGATGGGCAAAATGTTAGAATATTTCGACACAACCGCTAACTGCAACCAgaataatacacattttgtgAGATGAATACCTCcgaactggttagcacatctgcctcacagtttctgaggttcaaatccggcctcgcctgtgtggagtttgcatgttgtacCCATGCCTGCGGGAGTTTTCTCCGGTcagtccagtttcctcccacatcccaaaaacatgcgtggtaggttaattgaagagtctaaattgcccataggtgtgaatgtgagtgcgaatggttgtttgtttatacagtaatgtgccctgtgattggctgccgaccagttcagggtgtaccccgcctttctctccagcacgcccgcgaccttggtgaggataagcgaatggatggatggaatacctTTGATCAGATGTGCAGGTGTCCATACCAAATCCAAGCTGGAAGTAAATCCCAAGGCCTTCcttttctccatacaggaggtgctGGATCTGGAGCGGAGTCTGGGTGGGGTCTTACTGGAGGATCCTAAGCCACTGCTGTTTAAAGACAGCTACCACAACCTGCGTCTGTCCATCCACGACATCCCTCACACTCACTGGAGAAGCAAACTACTGGCCAAGTACCAGGTGAGTCCCCTTAGCCCGCAATCTGAACACAATGCTGTTAATAGCATATCGACATTGTGACACATTAATAATAGATACTGACTGTGAAGAtgcacttttttattatttctaacAGGAGATCCCATTCTATCATATTTGGAGTGGCAGTCAGAGACCTCTGCATTGCACATTCAGCCTGGAGAGAAGCAGCCTGGCCGTGTCACAGCTCTCTTGTAAAATCTGCGTGCGACAAGTGGAAGGGGAGGGACAAATTTTTCAGCTGCACACCGACATCCAGGAGGTAATGTTGAGATCCTCGCCGCTCAGTGCACAAATCACCAAGAATGTTCTCAAgccttttctgcttttttttctgctcaacGCAGACGCTCCCCCCTCACTCGCCGCTCCCTTCAGCAGGCTCCTGTCTGCCTTCTTCTCAAGTAGGACCGTATGCCTTCCGCTTGCCTTGCTCTATCCGCCAGAAGATCTGTGCCAGTTTGGACGCGCCGAGCGCCCGAGGGTGTGACTGGAGGCTACTGGCACGCAGTTTAGGCTTTGACAGGTCAGCCCTAAGCCTTATTCTGTCAAGACCAGCCATAGACTTTAGTGGAGTGTTTcataacctttattgagcctaggcccatattttacattggaaaaaaatcttacagcacaccaccaaatataaatgtcactaaaagtatatttactgaaataatgataactggtaataataataataataataataataataataatactgttgGTGGATACACagattaattgtaccttctgccaacAAGTAgaaaagcatttcattgttctgcctttcaATTTACATCGCTGGCATAGGTCGAGGAACAAAAAagtcattatttgtagtaaataaataattttcggaccacctaagtgaaattggataacaCCTGATGATCactcacagcacactaatgtgccatggCACACTGGCTTGGAATCGCTGCTCTGGCGTCATCCAGAGAGTGTTACGTAATAACGTATGCAGTGAACCAAACCCCAGttcaaatagcgaaaatctgcgagtaattgacgcaattttagatatatattttacatacagtggacccctgcatattcaCGGTTTGGCATTCACGGAGTCACCTATTCACTGATTTGTTTTTGGAGGGGGAAATCTATCCCCACatttttttgaggggaaaaaaaatccaaaaccttttttttttttttcaataataataagcatcaattattcacagattttcactattcacatTCATGTCCCCCAAGAAttaacttgttttcatttcttttttatcGTATGATTAATCAattagaaataaattaatatcaACAGCAAAAGTGAGAAaatattctttattattattttattattactctTTTATGGTGGAATAGTGAAATAGTGATGTGCAtatctgcctcatagttttgAGGTGTTGGGCTTGAATCcgggcatgttctccccgtgcttacgtgggttttctccgggtactccggcttcctcccgcatcccaaaaacatgttaggttcattgaacaaCGTAAATTTTCcgaaggtgtgactgtgagtatgaatgcagtagttgtttgtctatatgtgccctgcgattggctggggaccagttcagggtgtaccccgccgctcgcccaaagtcagatgggatcggctccagctcacccacggacctaataaggataagcggtctagaaaatggatgaatttacatttttttagattcacaatttaacaattttttacTTCACCtatgaatgacctggcccatttgtccattttaaaaatgtaatttggcCCTTGAGCCACGTCCATCCCCGgtatataatattaaatatgacCGTACAGCACTGAATGACCTACAAAAGATTGACtctatattgtattttaatgtaattatattgAATAATCCGTGATGGACTTTCCATTGACTTTCAGTATAATTTTCCCCCTTTAAAGGTATTTGAACTACTTTGCAACAAAGCCCAGCCCCACAGGAGTACTGCTGGACTTATGGGAAGCTTGTCACCAGGGTGACGCAGACCTGGTCTCACTGGCAACGGCGCTTGAAGAAATGGGCAAG containing:
- the unc5b gene encoding netrin receptor UNC5B isoform X2 produces the protein MLSVRMQRGQVCGPIVLLLLIGGYVVYTESSDYSDAEVLPDSYPSAPAEPLPEFLLEPEDAFIVKNRPVQLRCRASPATQIYFKCNGEWVNQNDHVTRESLDQSTGLVVREVDISVSRTQVEELFGLEDYWCQCVAWSSAGTTKSNRAYVRIAYLRKNFEQEPLGREVRLEQEVLLQCRPPEGMPPAEVDWLKNEDVIDPSQDSNFLITIDHNLIIKQARLSDTANYTCLARNVVAKRRSSTATLIVYVSGGWSSWTEWSECNTKCGRGWQRRTRSCTNPAPLNGGAFCEGPPFQRVTCTTLCPVDGGWTEWAKWSACGTECTHWRSRECQAPPPRNGGKHCSGSMMESKNCTEGLCTRTLAPEMGVAVYAGLAGALLLCVILVLCVGVLAYRRRCSHLHGDITDSSSALTAAFHPGNYKPPRQDNFHPLHPSAPPDLTATAGPFRGPLFSLQQGVNESHHKIPMTTSPLLDPLPSLKIKMYNSSTLSSLEIPADMCSGDSEILSLKSVGTGGRERQFHSRTLSREPGLSTSATLGHLGGRLTIPNTGVSLLVPPGTIPQGKFYEMYLIISKWDKTTLPSEGSQTVLSPAVSCGPSALLLNRPVVLTLPHCAQLDTPTPDWTLTFKTQTHQGAWEEVLTVGEESLSSPCYLQLEEECCHVLMEQLGTYGLVGQSCPPQPACKRLQLALFAPRAPCLSLDYSLRVYCIHDTPHALKEVLDLERSLGGVLLEDPKPLLFKDSYHNLRLSIHDIPHTHWRSKLLAKYQEIPFYHIWSGSQRPLHCTFSLERSSLAVSQLSCKICVRQVEGEGQIFQLHTDIQETLPPHSPLPSAGSCLPSSQVGPYAFRLPCSIRQKICASLDAPSARGCDWRLLARSLGFDRYLNYFATKPSPTGVLLDLWEACHQGDADLVSLATALEEMGKSEVLVVMTTDEDC
- the unc5b gene encoding netrin receptor UNC5B isoform X1, whose product is MLSVRMQRGQVCGPIVLLLLIGGYVVYTESSDYSDAEVLPDSYPSAPAEPLPEFLLEPEDAFIVKNRPVQLRCRASPATQIYFKCNGEWVNQNDHVTRESLDQSTGLVVREVDISVSRTQVEELFGLEDYWCQCVAWSSAGTTKSNRAYVRIAYLRKNFEQEPLGREVRLEQEVLLQCRPPEGMPPAEVDWLKNEDVIDPSQDSNFLITIDHNLIIKQARLSDTANYTCLARNVVAKRRSSTATLIVYVSGGWSSWTEWSECNTKCGRGWQRRTRSCTNPAPLNGGAFCEGPPFQRVTCTTLCPVDGGWTEWAKWSACGTECTHWRSRECQAPPPRNGGKHCSGSMMESKNCTEGLCTRNKMVSIEHASHPLAPEMGVAVYAGLAGALLLCVILVLCVGVLAYRRRCSHLHGDITDSSSALTAAFHPGNYKPPRQDNFHPLHPSAPPDLTATAGPFRGPLFSLQQGVNESHHKIPMTTSPLLDPLPSLKIKMYNSSTLSSLEIPADMCSGDSEILSLKSVGTGGRERQFHSRTLSREPGLSTSATLGHLGGRLTIPNTGVSLLVPPGTIPQGKFYEMYLIISKWDKTTLPSEGSQTVLSPAVSCGPSALLLNRPVVLTLPHCAQLDTPTPDWTLTFKTQTHQGAWEEVLTVGEESLSSPCYLQLEEECCHVLMEQLGTYGLVGQSCPPQPACKRLQLALFAPRAPCLSLDYSLRVYCIHDTPHALKEVLDLERSLGGVLLEDPKPLLFKDSYHNLRLSIHDIPHTHWRSKLLAKYQEIPFYHIWSGSQRPLHCTFSLERSSLAVSQLSCKICVRQVEGEGQIFQLHTDIQETLPPHSPLPSAGSCLPSSQVGPYAFRLPCSIRQKICASLDAPSARGCDWRLLARSLGFDRYLNYFATKPSPTGVLLDLWEACHQGDADLVSLATALEEMGKSEVLVVMTTDEDC